A portion of the Salvia splendens isolate huo1 unplaced genomic scaffold, SspV2 ctg290, whole genome shotgun sequence genome contains these proteins:
- the LOC121789609 gene encoding hydroxyproline O-arabinosyltransferase RDN2-like: MRKPPAFFMALLSIGSFLFTYNFVSIVVTSNEKHNKFVLDPLVEMPDHVKRSRNHRRPFHVALTATDTPYSKWQCRIMYYWYNKKKDLPGSNMGKLTRILHSRGPDNLMDEIPTVVVDPLPPGLDRGYVVLNRPWAFVQWLEKFTIEEEYIMMAEPDHIFLKPLPNLAYGDYPVAFPFFYIKPVENEKLIRKFFPEAMGPVSNVDPIGNSPVIIKKDLLMEIAPTWLNVSLKMKNDPETDRKFGWVLEMYGYAVASALHGVQHILRNDFILQPPYDMETQTKFILHYTYACDFNLKGELIYPKVGEWRFDKRAYLDAPPPQNLPLPPRGVPESVVTLVRLVNEATAKLPNWQTTEEVIGGN; this comes from the exons ATGAGGAAACCACCAGCCTTTTTCATGGCACTCTTGTCTATTGGGAGTTTCCTCTTCACCTATAATTTTGTGTCAATAGTTGTAACATCTAATGAGAAGCATAATAAATTTGTCTTGGATCCTTTGGTTGAGATGCCAGATCATGTGAAAAGATCGAGGAATCATCGACGACCTTTTCATGTCGCCCTGACAGCCACGGATACGCCTTACAGCAAATGGCAGTGCCGTATAATGTACTACTGGTACAACAAGAAGAAGGATCTTCCCGGATCAAACATGGGAAAGCTCACCAGAATCCTTCATTCCCGGGGTCCAGACAACCTCATGGATGAGATTCCCACTGTTGTGGTTGATCCTCTACCCCCGGGTTTGGACCGG GGCTATGTTGTCTTAAATAGGCCTTGGGCTTTCGTGCAATGGCTGGAGAAGTTTACGATTGAAGAAGA ATATATAATGATGGCAGAGCCTGATCACATATTTCTAAAACCGCTGCCTAATTTGGCTTACGGGGATTATCCTGTAGCGTTCCCGTTTTTCTATATCAAACCGGTGGAAAATGAGAAGCTCATTCGTAAGTTCTTCCCTGAGGCGATGGGGCCAGTGTCGAATGTTGATCCCATAGGAAACTCTCCTGTTATAATTAAGAAG GATTTGCTGATGGAAATTGCACCAACCTGGTTGAACGTCTCGTTGAAAATGAAAAACGATCCTGAGACGGATCGTAAGTTTGGATGGGTGTTGGAAAT GTATGGGTATGCTGTGGCCTCAGCTCTTCACGGGGTGCAGCATATTCTTCGGAATGACTTCATTTTGCAG CCTCCTTATGACATGGAAACACAAACCAAGTTTATTCTTCATTACACTTATGCATGTGACTTCAACTTGAAG GGAGAGTTAATTTACCCAAAAGTTGGGGAGTGGCGTTTTGATAAGCGAGCGTATCTTGATGCACCTCCGCCTCAGAATCTGCCATTGCCTCCTCGCGGTGTCCCTGAAAGTGTG GTCACTCTTGTAAGGTTGGTGAACGAAGCGACCGCTAAGCTTCCCAATTGGCAAACAACAGAAGAAGTTATTGGGGGAAATTGA